Sequence from the Rhodococcus jostii RHA1 genome:
AGGTTCAGCTCGGGCTGGTCGTAGTCCGAGAAGTGATCGGCCTTGAACGTCATGGTGGGGCGACGTGAGCGGTAATCGACGAGTTCGTCGACCGCGAAGGAGGCGACCAGCTCACTCTCCAGGCTCTCGCGGAGATGCGTCGTGGCGAGTTTGACGGCGTGGCCTGCGTCGGAGAAGCCCTCGAGTCCGTGGATCAGTACAGGTCCCTGGCCATCCGCGGAAGACAGCTGCGGTGCCGGGAACTCCAGCTCGTACATCTTCGACTGTTCGTCCATTACAGACCTCTTCTCCTTCGTGCCTGGCCTCCAGTGTCCCCTATCGTCTCCGGCATCGATACGTCGGACTTTGCTCTCGGAGGTCCTGCTCTGGGGGAACACGGCGCGGGCAACCGATAATTCCCGTCCGCGGCGTTCCGGTGTTCGCCCACAGCGAGATCCCGCGCACGGTCTGTGGCAATGTGAGGAACGGCACGGTCCCAGACGGACGAGATCCTGGAGGTGCGCGATGTCGGCACGGGTAGGAAGATGTGCGGGCCGGGTTCGACGATCGGCGGTCGCGTCGTGAGCGTGCGCATCGACCGGGTGGTCACGTCCGGCACCTTCAGTCTCGACGGGGGCACCTGGGACGTCGACAACAATGTGTGGATCGTCGGCGACGACTCCGAGGTGGTGGTGATCGACGCCGCCCACACCGCCGCCCCGATCGTCGAGGCAGTCGGCGGCAGGCACGTGAGGGCCATCGTCTGCACACACGGCCACAACGACCACGTCACCGTGGCGCCCGAGCTGTCCACGGCACTGGACGCCCCGATCTACCTCCATGCGGCCGACGACGTGTTGTGGCGGCAGACCCACCCCGCTGTCGCCTACACGCCGATCGAGGACGGGCAGGAGATCGCCGTGGCCGGGACCGACGTCCGCGTGCTCCACACGCCCGGACATTCGCCCGGCTCCTGCTGCCTGTACCTGCCGGAGGCGGGGGAGTTGTTCAGTGGTGACACCCTGTTCTCGGGCGGTCCGGGAGCCACCGGGCGCTCCTACTCGGACTTCCCGACGATCATCGGGTCCATCCGTGACCGTCTGTTCGCGTTGCCGCCGTCGACGACGGTCCGCACCGGGCACGGCGACGGAACCACCATCGGGACCGAATCCCCGCACCTGGAGGAGTGGATCGCCCGCGGCAGCTGAGCCGCAGCCTCCCCGCTGTCGGCGCGCCGGCGTGGCAGAGTGGCGGAAAAGGCTCCCCGGGGTGGGAGCACCACACATCCGACACGGGAGGTCGACGGTGAGGTCTCGGCGCACAGCGGTACGGACGGCCCTGGTTGTCCCGGTGGTCTCGCTGGCCGCGGTGACGATTCTCTCCGGATGTTCTTCGACGGTCTCCGGTGTCGCGCAGCCGAGCACGACCATCGCGGCGGGGTCGCCGTCGGGCAAGGGACTGTCGAAGCTTCTGGTGGATCCGGCCGACTTCCCGGCCCGGTACGAGGCGATCGTGCTGCCCGCCCAGGCCGTGTCGATGGCGGCACCCGACCTGACGGGAGTACCGCAGGGCGCGGTGGTCGACCCCGCGGACTGTGCGCCGCCCGCGCAGGACTACGGACCGACCGGCACCGTCATGGCGGTGGGCACGGACAACGCGAGCCGTTCGACGATCTCGGTCGAGCTCACCAGAACCGATACGCCCCTCGACGAACTGGCGGCGCAGACGAAGAAGTGCGGCGAGGTCACCGTGACGGACAGTGGGGCCGAGTCCACCGTCACCACCGAGGTCACGCCTGCCCCTCCGGTCCGGGCCGACGACACCCTCGCGCTCCGGCGGACCGTCAAGTCCGGCAACGGGAGCGACAAGGTCACCCAGTCGATGGTCACGTTGATCGCGCAGGTGGGCGACGTGCGGGTGTCCGCGACCTTCATGTCGTTCGGCGACGCGAAGGCCGATACCGTCGCGCTCGACGAGTTGTTCACCGCCGCGGTGCAGAAGGTGCAGAACAGCTGAGCGGGCCCTAGCACAGGGTTCCGACGACTTCGCGGCCTCACGGCGCGTCCGCGCGGCGCGGCGACCCGGTTGTCCACAACCGACGGCCCATCCACAGCCCTCTGTGTTTCGCCAGTTCGCCCGCCGGGCGCAGGCGCGTCGACCCGTCAGAGTCTGATGCATGACGACACCCGCATTCCCGCACGGTTCCGGATTCTCCGACGATCCCGGCGGGGGACCGCCCCCGCACCAGCACACCGTCACGTTGTCCGCCCCGGGCGACCTTCTCGCCTCGGTGCCCGCACTGCTCGGATTCCGGCCTGCCCGGTCGATCGTGGCGGTGTGCCTGTCCGGGGAGCGCAACCCGTCGGTCGGAGCCGTCATGAGACACGACCTGGTCCTCAGCGGCGGCGACGTGCCGACCCCGCCGATGTACGCGGCGTTGGGTCAGTTCGCGACCGTCTGCGAGAGGGAGCAGGCCACCGGGGTGCTCCTGGTGCTCGTCGACGACCGCTTCACCGACCCGGCCGCGATCTCCCTGGACGAGCTGTCCGCGATCGTCGAAGAATTCGAGGAGCTCCTCGAATTCACGCCGGCCGAACTTCTCGACGTGTTCGTCACGGCGGAAATCGCGGCCGGCCGCGAATGGTTCAGCCTCCTCGGCGGCGGTGGGTGCGGAGCCCAGTCCGATCCGACGTCGTCGCGGGTCGCGCTCGCGCGGGTCGTCGAGGGCAGGGCCATCCGCTCTTCGCGCGAGGAGCTGGAAGCCACGATCGAGGCGGGCCCGGTGCTCGAACGGATGCAGATCGCCGCTCTCATCGAACGTGGTCGTCAATCATCGCTTCTGCGACGGGAATTGGCCGGCCGGTCGGCCACGCCGGAGCGCGGTCACCGTCTCGAGCTCGAACTGGTGCTGACGCACGTCGCGCGGGTGTCGTCCGGGGAGCGGCTCCTCGCGCCGGAGTACGCGGAACTCGCGCTCGCACTGGACAATGTCACCGTCCGGGACAGCGCGCTCGCTCTGGCCGTCGGCCCGTACGCCGACGACGCGGAGCAACTGTGGATTCTCCTCGCCCGCAACCTCCCGGACCCGGAACGCGCGAACGCGGCGGCGCTGCTCGGATACAGCGCCTATCTTCGTGGTGACGGTCCGTTCGCCGGCATCGCGCTGGCCGCCGCACTGGACTCGGAGCCGGGGCACGTACTGGCCACCCTGCTCGACGGTGCACTGCACTCGGGACTCCGGCCGACCGAGGTGCGGGGCTTGGCCGACGTCGGTTACGAGCGAGCCGAGGCGATCGGTGTCGTGCTGCCCCGCTAGAGCCCGGACCGGGCCGGCGTCACCGGCGTGCCGCGTGCGACCGGTCTCCCAGCTCCTGCAGGTAGGCCCAGGCGTCGGCGACGATCTCGTCGAGGTCGGTGTGCTCCGGCCGCCATCCGAGTTCCGCGATCGCCCGATCACTCGACGCCACCAGCACGGCGGGATCGCCTGCCCGGCGCGGTGCGTCCTCGACCGCGATGGGGAGCCCGGTGACCCGCGCGCACGCCGAGATGACTTCGCGCACACTGAAACCCGCACCGCTGCCGAGATTGTAGATGCGGTGCCTGCCCTCGATCGACGACTCCAGTGCCAGCACGTGCGCCTCGGCGAGGTCGAGCACATGGATGTAGTCGCGGATCGCCGTGCCGTCCGGAGTCGGCCAGTCGGTTCCGAAGATCGAGATCTTCTCCCGCTGACCGAGCGCCACCTGGAGCACGAGAGGAATCAAATGCGTTTCGACGACCCGGTTCTCGCCGGCCGACTTGTACGCTCCCGCCACGTTGAAGTACCGCAGGCTGGTCGCCGCGAGCGAATGAGCCACCGAATACGACGTGATGGCATGGTCGATCGCGAGTTTCGTCGCCCCGTACGGATTGGTCGGACGGGTCGGATCGGCCTCCGTGATCGGCGAGTGCTCGGGCTCGCCGTACGTCGCGGCGGTCGACGAGAATACGAGTTTCCGCGTCCCCGAATGCCGCATGGCCTCCAGGAGCTCGAGCGTGGTGACGACGTTGCCGCGCCAGTACTTCTCCGGGTACTGGACGGACTCGCCGACGAGCGACTGCGCCGCGAAGTGCAGGACGCCGTCGAAGCGGGGGGTGCCGCTCGTGCCGAGCACGTCCGACACCACCTCCGCGACGTCGCCCTCGACGAACTCGGCA
This genomic interval carries:
- the galE gene encoding UDP-glucose 4-epimerase GalE; translation: MKLLVTGGAGYVGSVCSTVLLERGHEVVIIDDLSTGNADAVPLGAEFVEGDVAEVVSDVLGTSGTPRFDGVLHFAAQSLVGESVQYPEKYWRGNVVTTLELLEAMRHSGTRKLVFSSTAATYGEPEHSPITEADPTRPTNPYGATKLAIDHAITSYSVAHSLAATSLRYFNVAGAYKSAGENRVVETHLIPLVLQVALGQREKISIFGTDWPTPDGTAIRDYIHVLDLAEAHVLALESSIEGRHRIYNLGSGAGFSVREVISACARVTGLPIAVEDAPRRAGDPAVLVASSDRAIAELGWRPEHTDLDEIVADAWAYLQELGDRSHAARR
- a CDS encoding MBL fold metallo-hydrolase; its protein translation is MSVRIDRVVTSGTFSLDGGTWDVDNNVWIVGDDSEVVVIDAAHTAAPIVEAVGGRHVRAIVCTHGHNDHVTVAPELSTALDAPIYLHAADDVLWRQTHPAVAYTPIEDGQEIAVAGTDVRVLHTPGHSPGSCCLYLPEAGELFSGDTLFSGGPGATGRSYSDFPTIIGSIRDRLFALPPSTTVRTGHGDGTTIGTESPHLEEWIARGS
- a CDS encoding DUF4192 domain-containing protein translates to MTTPAFPHGSGFSDDPGGGPPPHQHTVTLSAPGDLLASVPALLGFRPARSIVAVCLSGERNPSVGAVMRHDLVLSGGDVPTPPMYAALGQFATVCEREQATGVLLVLVDDRFTDPAAISLDELSAIVEEFEELLEFTPAELLDVFVTAEIAAGREWFSLLGGGGCGAQSDPTSSRVALARVVEGRAIRSSREELEATIEAGPVLERMQIAALIERGRQSSLLRRELAGRSATPERGHRLELELVLTHVARVSSGERLLAPEYAELALALDNVTVRDSALALAVGPYADDAEQLWILLARNLPDPERANAAALLGYSAYLRGDGPFAGIALAAALDSEPGHVLATLLDGALHSGLRPTEVRGLADVGYERAEAIGVVLPR
- a CDS encoding DUF5642 family protein → MVSLAAVTILSGCSSTVSGVAQPSTTIAAGSPSGKGLSKLLVDPADFPARYEAIVLPAQAVSMAAPDLTGVPQGAVVDPADCAPPAQDYGPTGTVMAVGTDNASRSTISVELTRTDTPLDELAAQTKKCGEVTVTDSGAESTVTTEVTPAPPVRADDTLALRRTVKSGNGSDKVTQSMVTLIAQVGDVRVSATFMSFGDAKADTVALDELFTAAVQKVQNS